The following coding sequences lie in one Halanaerobiaceae bacterium ANBcell28 genomic window:
- the pstB gene encoding phosphate ABC transporter ATP-binding protein PstB: MNDSKTKIKVENLDFYYNKFQALKNINLEVYNNKVTALIGPSGCGKSTFLRVLNRMNDLIEGTKVEGNVSINSQNIYGKDIDVVELRKNVGMVFQKPNPFPKSIYNNVAYGPKAHGVRNKEKLDQIVEESLKKAALWDEVKDRLDQSAMGISGGQQQRLCIARALAVNPDVLLMDEPSSALDPIATAKIEDLIENLKENYTIVIVTHSMQQAARVSDYTAFFLMGEMIEFGETTKIFERPEQKRTEDYITGRFG, from the coding sequence ATGAATGATAGCAAGACTAAAATAAAAGTTGAAAACCTGGATTTCTATTATAATAAATTCCAGGCATTAAAAAATATTAATTTAGAAGTATATAATAATAAAGTGACAGCATTAATTGGACCTTCAGGTTGTGGTAAATCTACTTTTTTACGAGTGCTAAATAGAATGAATGACTTAATTGAGGGTACAAAGGTAGAAGGAAATGTCAGTATCAATTCTCAAAACATCTATGGAAAAGATATAGATGTTGTTGAACTAAGAAAAAATGTAGGAATGGTCTTTCAAAAACCTAATCCTTTTCCTAAAAGTATATATAATAATGTTGCTTATGGCCCAAAGGCTCATGGAGTCCGTAATAAAGAGAAGCTTGATCAGATTGTTGAGGAAAGTTTAAAAAAGGCAGCTCTCTGGGATGAAGTAAAAGATAGATTAGACCAGTCGGCTATGGGTATTTCTGGTGGACAACAACAGAGGCTATGTATTGCCAGGGCTTTAGCAGTAAACCCTGATGTTTTACTGATGGATGAACCTAGCTCAGCCCTAGATCCAATTGCAACAGCTAAGATTGAAGACCTTATTGAGAATTTAAAAGAGAATTATACTATTGTAATTGTTACACATAGCATGCAGCAAGCAGCTAGAGTTTCTGATTATACTGCCTTTTTCCTAATGGGAGAAATGATAGAGTTTGGTGAAACCACAAAAATATTTGAAAGACCAGAACAAAAAAGAACAGAAGATTATATAACAGGACGTTTTGGTTAG
- a CDS encoding DUF3794 domain-containing protein: MPVKQEKNSKLIEAQIVVGENIINRMEVITFTIEKEIENLRDVKVSVKNIKWEIIPNSVILNGNIEIQLFYLDTQKKIHKEYKEMTFNYVVDIPGADTGMEVLVEPTVEQILSAFTSESSLEQKVFLQFFIKVLSLEKLMIETGKGPLVEAKHIVSEHFFNSLILNDVNLAVKAVEVFDIKAKTEILQTSVKDGNLLIAGKIHKDLLYLAEDGVEHHQDEDIPFQIKEEIPCLEEGLDIHIDLEIEELEYNLNSSGRNLSQSIIMNIRVKLSEYHQINVVTGNNALLMFSEVIGESTEKIKNEIELTLDQSVEELEEIKASFEELKTILLNDKVLIKGVINIQISYIGKDATLYYQLVNNPITEYIDIEGVRPGMRVEVLANISFEKPVLLEKKKIILEKSVLDISVKVTEDIQFHVNELSI, encoded by the coding sequence ATGCCAGTTAAGCAAGAAAAAAACTCTAAGTTAATAGAAGCTCAAATTGTTGTTGGTGAGAATATTATTAATAGAATGGAAGTAATCACTTTTACTATCGAAAAAGAAATAGAAAATTTGAGAGATGTGAAGGTTTCTGTAAAAAACATCAAATGGGAAATTATACCTAACAGTGTAATATTAAATGGAAATATAGAAATACAGCTATTTTATTTAGATACACAGAAAAAGATACATAAAGAATATAAGGAAATGACTTTTAATTATGTAGTAGATATTCCTGGAGCAGATACTGGAATGGAGGTTTTAGTAGAGCCTACAGTTGAGCAGATCTTATCAGCGTTTACTTCTGAGAGTTCATTAGAACAGAAAGTTTTCTTGCAGTTTTTTATCAAAGTCTTATCATTAGAGAAACTAATGATTGAAACAGGAAAAGGACCTCTGGTTGAGGCGAAACATATAGTATCCGAACATTTTTTTAATTCTTTAATTCTTAATGACGTTAATCTAGCAGTTAAGGCGGTAGAAGTATTCGATATAAAGGCAAAAACAGAAATTTTGCAGACGAGTGTTAAAGATGGTAATTTGCTAATCGCAGGCAAGATCCACAAAGATTTATTGTATTTGGCCGAGGATGGAGTTGAACATCACCAAGATGAGGATATTCCTTTTCAAATAAAAGAAGAAATTCCTTGTTTAGAAGAAGGATTAGATATTCATATAGATCTTGAAATAGAAGAATTGGAATATAATCTAAATTCTTCAGGAAGAAATCTAAGTCAAAGCATTATTATGAATATAAGAGTAAAGTTAAGTGAGTATCATCAAATAAATGTAGTAACTGGTAATAATGCTTTGCTAATGTTTTCTGAAGTCATCGGTGAAAGTACAGAAAAAATAAAAAATGAAATTGAGTTAACTTTAGATCAAAGTGTAGAAGAACTAGAAGAGATTAAAGCTTCTTTTGAGGAACTTAAGACGATATTGTTAAATGATAAGGTGCTTATAAAGGGAGTTATTAATATACAAATCTCTTATATTGGAAAGGATGCTACTCTATATTATCAGCTAGTGAATAACCCTATTACTGAATACATAGATATAGAAGGGGTGAGGCCTGGTATGAGAGTAGAAGTCTTAGCTAATATCTCCTTTGAAAAGCCTGTATTGCTTGAGAAGAAAAAAATTATCTTAGAAAAAAGCGTACTAGATATATCTGTTAAAGTGACAGAAGATATTCAATTTCATGTAAACGAATTGAGTATATAA
- a CDS encoding CAP domain-containing protein, whose protein sequence is MRSFKSKKIALFLAVIIFFNIFSIAIFSQQAQASFWEDNRGSILTVFKGFIMLWVINLMTGSSGGDDYITSTIQRALNLGGRSNEENLHEEEIEDNSSSLEFDEIGYDSSYDSDGQNIIYNENVTSEEFEMLRLVNEARQEQGLRPLQIDIPLMQLARKKAVDMIEYDYFDHYSPNLGTPFEMIQANDIKYSLAGENLAEAKTIKEAFDSLMDSPDHRENILTSRYDRVGIGIIQGSSSRFMIVQLFIDSPDPTE, encoded by the coding sequence TTGAGATCTTTTAAATCTAAAAAAATCGCTTTATTTCTTGCTGTTATTATATTTTTTAATATTTTTTCTATTGCTATATTTTCTCAACAGGCTCAAGCTAGTTTTTGGGAAGACAATAGGGGTAGTATTTTGACAGTTTTTAAAGGGTTTATTATGTTATGGGTTATAAACTTAATGACTGGTTCTAGTGGAGGGGATGATTATATTACTTCCACGATACAAAGAGCTTTAAATTTAGGAGGAAGAAGTAATGAAGAAAATCTCCACGAAGAAGAAATAGAAGATAATTCTAGTTCCCTTGAATTTGATGAAATAGGATATGATTCAAGCTATGATAGTGATGGGCAAAATATTATATATAATGAAAATGTTACTTCAGAAGAATTTGAAATGTTAAGATTAGTTAATGAGGCTAGACAAGAACAGGGTTTAAGACCTTTACAGATTGATATACCTTTAATGCAATTGGCTAGAAAAAAAGCAGTAGATATGATTGAATATGATTATTTTGATCATTATTCCCCAAATCTAGGTACTCCCTTTGAGATGATACAAGCCAATGATATAAAATATTCTCTTGCTGGTGAAAATCTTGCAGAAGCAAAGACTATAAAAGAGGCATTTGACTCTTTAATGGATAGTCCTGATCATAGAGAAAATATTTTAACTTCTAGGTATGATAGAGTAGGTATTGGTATTATTCAAGGTAGTAGTTCCAGATTTATGATAGTTCAATTATTTATTGATAGTCCAGATCCAACAGAGTAA
- the ispE gene encoding 4-(cytidine 5'-diphospho)-2-C-methyl-D-erythritol kinase, whose product MHKITVPAPAKINLALDILAKRDDGFHEVEMIMQSVSLHDVVEIEKNSRGIYLEVDNSDLPSDENNIAYRAAELILEAAGISAGIKINIKKNIPIAAGLAGGSSDAAAVLTGINILYDLNLSKNDLFSLASKLGSDVAFCIDGGTALAYGRGELIKQLPDLEDAFIIIVNPGIKVSTAWAYKEYDSLHNTERVDTDKLIKLLVEKKDITWREGWKNVMEKAVLPVYQEISDIKDILLDMGAIFSMMSGSGSSVFAIVREKEIAEYIYSMWPRKSDFIVISKTVRKGFLELWKNNFC is encoded by the coding sequence TTGCATAAAATAACAGTTCCTGCTCCTGCTAAAATAAATCTTGCCCTTGATATTCTGGCAAAGCGGGATGATGGCTTTCATGAAGTGGAGATGATAATGCAATCAGTTTCACTACATGATGTAGTTGAAATAGAGAAAAATAGTAGAGGAATATATTTAGAAGTAGATAATTCAGATTTGCCTAGTGATGAGAATAATATAGCCTATAGAGCTGCAGAACTTATTTTAGAGGCGGCCGGAATTAGTGCAGGTATTAAAATTAACATTAAAAAAAATATACCTATAGCAGCTGGGCTTGCTGGCGGAAGTTCTGATGCTGCAGCTGTATTAACAGGTATTAATATACTATATGATTTAAATCTTTCAAAAAATGATTTATTTTCATTAGCATCAAAACTTGGTTCAGATGTAGCTTTTTGTATTGATGGAGGAACAGCTTTGGCTTATGGTCGGGGCGAGTTGATAAAACAATTACCTGACCTAGAAGATGCGTTTATAATAATTGTTAACCCTGGAATAAAAGTAAGTACAGCCTGGGCTTATAAAGAATATGATAGTTTGCATAATACAGAAAGGGTTGATACTGATAAACTAATTAAATTACTAGTGGAAAAGAAAGATATTACTTGGAGGGAAGGTTGGAAGAACGTAATGGAAAAAGCAGTTCTGCCTGTATATCAAGAAATTTCTGATATTAAAGATATTTTGCTTGATATGGGGGCTATCTTTTCTATGATGTCAGGAAGTGGTTCTTCTGTATTTGCGATAGTAAGAGAAAAGGAGATTGCTGAGTATATTTACAGTATGTGGCCTCGAAAAAGTGATTTTATTGTTATAAGTAAAACTGTAAGAAAAGGTTTTCTTGAATTATGGAAGAATAATTTTTGTTAA
- a CDS encoding L,D-transpeptidase family protein, translating into MSYKIQIELQSRRLFLKQDGRIINTYPVAIGKPSTPTPTGDYHIIDRVKNPGGVLGTRWLRFTYRQHGIHGTNQPQSIGQAVSLGCVRMYNNDVEELYDKVPDGTPIIIRNSFSGNPGNSTGNNPGKPGNSDRDDGSYTIHTVQRGESLWVISRKYNVTITDIKRINNLSSDLIHPGQELKIPKQ; encoded by the coding sequence GTGTCATACAAAATTCAAATAGAATTACAAAGTCGTCGTTTGTTTTTAAAGCAAGACGGAAGAATTATCAATACTTATCCGGTAGCTATTGGCAAACCCTCAACCCCAACCCCAACAGGAGACTATCACATTATTGATAGAGTTAAAAATCCTGGTGGTGTACTAGGAACACGCTGGCTGAGATTCACTTATCGACAACACGGAATCCATGGAACAAATCAACCACAGTCAATCGGTCAAGCAGTTTCTCTCGGTTGTGTAAGAATGTATAATAATGATGTTGAAGAACTATACGACAAAGTACCAGATGGCACTCCAATAATTATCAGAAATTCCTTTAGCGGAAATCCTGGAAACTCTACAGGCAATAATCCAGGTAAACCAGGCAATTCCGATAGAGACGATGGCTCATATACAATACACACAGTTCAAAGAGGAGAATCACTCTGGGTAATAAGTAGAAAATATAATGTAACGATAACAGATATAAAAAGAATCAATAATCTAAGCAGTGACCTTATACATCCTGGTCAAGAACTAAAAATACCAAAACAATAA
- a CDS encoding SPOCS domain-containing protein, protein MAVHFDEELIRVEYVIGEEVVTESVTGTIEIPDVKPPAERVVEVKVFGIDDLQTTIEEGGVELTAEIDVGVVYVGLVDEPPLQPVHFVEGRIPITNFVDVPGAEPGMNVFADVNVRRVSFQLIDERTIEVTVVIHKFVKVTEYRQITVITGVEGIPEEDIRQQLLKIEEVIGETVETVVVSGRLPVPDILNKPPIERILNATAEIRQIDAEITEDGVIIDGSIFGGAMYVAEVEEPPLQPVHFIEGEFNFSQGIDIPGVQPGMNVHTNVIVQRVSFDEVTVNGETTVELNVVIRLFVKVTEQKQVNIITDIVSELVEVDRDLLRVEEVIGEDIYHESITRPLTVPEEKPAVLRVLEPFARVIDFEAMTEPGGVMIDAEIEAGAMYVGDVAEGEPQQPVHFVETPDAEPFNFDNFVDIPGAEPGMNAYVELEVTRVSVQKLGVNNNQEPPVPARRLEFTIVVRKFAKVTEFRQLEIITDIVEVAPVVVDDCPPSYVVYVVQPGDTLYKIARRYRTTVDALIQANPSIDPHNLQIGQKICVPKKVIDPRG, encoded by the coding sequence TTGGCAGTTCATTTTGATGAAGAGCTAATTAGAGTTGAATATGTGATAGGCGAAGAAGTTGTTACAGAGTCTGTTACTGGCACTATTGAAATTCCTGATGTAAAGCCGCCAGCAGAAAGAGTAGTGGAGGTTAAAGTTTTCGGTATTGATGATTTGCAAACTACTATTGAGGAGGGTGGAGTTGAACTCACTGCTGAAATAGATGTGGGGGTTGTATATGTAGGGCTTGTTGATGAACCACCCTTGCAGCCTGTACATTTTGTAGAAGGTAGAATACCAATTACAAATTTTGTAGATGTACCTGGAGCAGAACCTGGCATGAATGTTTTTGCAGATGTTAATGTTCGAAGGGTTTCTTTTCAATTAATTGATGAAAGAACAATTGAGGTAACAGTTGTTATTCATAAATTCGTTAAGGTTACAGAATATCGTCAAATTACTGTGATAACAGGAGTAGAAGGTATTCCAGAAGAAGATATTAGACAACAATTATTGAAAATAGAAGAAGTTATAGGTGAAACTGTAGAAACAGTTGTAGTAAGTGGAAGGTTACCTGTTCCTGACATCTTGAATAAGCCACCAATTGAAAGAATTTTAAATGCTACAGCAGAAATTAGGCAAATAGATGCCGAAATAACAGAAGATGGTGTAATTATTGATGGTAGCATCTTTGGTGGGGCTATGTATGTAGCTGAAGTAGAAGAACCACCTCTTCAACCTGTACACTTTATAGAAGGTGAGTTTAACTTCAGTCAGGGTATTGATATACCAGGAGTACAGCCAGGGATGAATGTTCATACCAATGTAATAGTTCAAAGGGTATCTTTTGATGAAGTTACTGTAAATGGTGAAACTACTGTTGAATTAAATGTGGTTATTAGGTTATTTGTAAAAGTAACAGAACAGAAACAAGTTAATATTATTACTGATATAGTTAGTGAATTAGTTGAGGTTGACAGAGACCTATTAAGAGTAGAAGAAGTAATTGGAGAAGATATTTATCATGAAAGTATTACAAGACCATTGACAGTTCCTGAGGAAAAACCAGCTGTATTAAGGGTGCTTGAACCTTTTGCAAGAGTTATAGATTTTGAAGCAATGACTGAACCAGGTGGAGTTATGATTGATGCTGAAATTGAAGCTGGTGCAATGTATGTGGGTGATGTAGCAGAAGGTGAACCTCAACAGCCAGTACATTTTGTTGAAACTCCAGATGCGGAACCATTTAATTTTGATAATTTTGTAGATATACCAGGTGCAGAACCCGGTATGAATGCTTATGTAGAATTAGAAGTAACTAGAGTTTCTGTACAAAAGCTTGGTGTTAATAATAATCAAGAGCCACCAGTTCCTGCAAGAAGGCTTGAGTTTACCATTGTTGTTCGCAAATTTGCTAAAGTTACAGAGTTTAGACAGTTGGAAATTATTACTGACATAGTAGAAGTTGCTCCTGTAGTTGTAGATGATTGCCCACCTTCTTATGTGGTTTATGTAGTACAGCCAGGAGATACGTTATATAAGATTGCTCGTAGATATCGAACAACTGTAGATGCTTTAATTCAAGCAAACCCAAGTATCGATCCACATAATTTACAAATTGGTCAAAAAATATGTGTTCCGAAAAAGGTAATTGATCCAAGAGGATAA
- the manA gene encoding mannose-6-phosphate isomerase, class I encodes MKFYPFKFKPIYKEKIWGGNKLLTFFKRVLAKKNIGESWEVAAHENGSSIISNGNYQGTNISTLYKKYPKEILGEKSSYNDLENFPLLIKILDANDKLSVQVHPDDEYAQREEGEPGKTEMWYILDAKENAKLVYGIKENTDKESFKKSIEDGTLEKYLNEIKVEKGDVIFIPSGTIHAIEDGILLAEIQQNSDTTYRVYDWNRTDSKGNSRELHVEKALEVTNFQQDISKAKSTPLRKQMDGYIRSFLVACHYFITEKIEVQKEYSIAPSGNRPYILMNISGQASINYEDLSYSFNPGDTFFLPASLNNVRIDGEVEFLLSYLPSTKEEFVQELKNMEFSQQEIENLAGLKDW; translated from the coding sequence ATGAAATTTTATCCGTTTAAATTTAAGCCAATTTATAAAGAAAAAATCTGGGGTGGTAATAAACTACTTACTTTTTTCAAGCGTGTTTTAGCAAAAAAAAATATAGGTGAGAGTTGGGAAGTAGCAGCACATGAAAATGGAAGTAGTATTATAAGTAATGGTAACTATCAAGGTACAAATATTAGTACTTTATATAAGAAGTACCCAAAAGAAATATTAGGCGAAAAAAGCAGCTATAATGATTTAGAAAACTTTCCTCTTCTAATTAAAATACTAGATGCCAACGATAAACTTTCAGTTCAGGTTCATCCTGATGATGAATATGCTCAAAGAGAAGAAGGCGAACCTGGCAAAACAGAAATGTGGTATATACTTGATGCAAAAGAAAATGCTAAATTAGTCTATGGCATAAAGGAAAATACTGATAAAGAAAGCTTTAAAAAATCTATAGAGGATGGAACACTGGAGAAATACCTTAATGAAATAAAAGTAGAAAAAGGAGATGTAATCTTTATACCATCTGGAACAATACATGCTATTGAAGATGGTATATTATTAGCAGAGATTCAACAAAACTCTGATACCACTTACCGTGTTTATGATTGGAATAGAACCGATTCAAAGGGTAATTCCCGGGAACTTCATGTTGAAAAGGCCCTTGAGGTTACTAACTTCCAACAGGACATAAGCAAAGCGAAATCTACCCCTTTGCGAAAGCAAATGGACGGGTATATCCGAAGTTTTCTGGTAGCCTGCCACTATTTTATAACTGAGAAGATTGAAGTACAAAAAGAGTATAGTATTGCTCCCAGCGGAAATAGACCCTATATACTTATGAATATTAGTGGACAGGCAAGTATCAATTACGAAGATCTTAGCTATAGCTTTAACCCAGGCGATACCTTCTTCTTACCCGCCTCACTAAATAATGTAAGAATAGATGGCGAGGTAGAGTTCCTCTTATCTTATCTCCCATCTACGAAAGAAGAATTTGTTCAGGAACTGAAGAATATGGAGTTTAGCCAGCAAGAAATCGAAAATCTAGCAGGCCTAAAAGACTGGTAA
- a CDS encoding toast rack family protein, with product MSKENRSQISAGILLIGLGILFLLNTLGLVRGFNWRLLLDFWPVIIILIGLNIIFKNTKLWWLTSLVLVFAILALFLVDGGTGYSRYEYTYRPYFAFRSPLETYNREMPYGSELEKMYVTLNLGAGRLIIGEVDANNVYEAKLQYADKVPELNYYYENRIAYFSIKEFERSRNRFNFSARNDWTINLKPQLPLSIQVNAGAGDFDLDLGSHLISNLTVNSGAGNLKLRLGEEADNIRINSAAGNIDIFVPEEKEVQIRTVGLIRQNNFSDQGLIKGADNTYHSKNFKSDENALEIEINSPVSKSSINFY from the coding sequence ATGAGTAAGGAAAATAGATCTCAAATATCAGCTGGAATTTTATTAATAGGCCTAGGGATTTTATTTTTGCTAAATACGTTAGGCTTAGTTAGAGGTTTTAATTGGAGGCTTCTTCTGGATTTTTGGCCAGTGATAATTATTTTGATAGGATTAAATATTATTTTTAAAAATACCAAATTATGGTGGCTTACTTCTCTTGTGCTTGTTTTTGCTATATTAGCTTTGTTTTTAGTTGATGGTGGAACCGGGTATAGTCGTTATGAATATACTTATAGACCTTACTTTGCTTTTAGATCTCCTTTGGAAACTTATAATCGTGAAATGCCTTATGGCTCAGAACTTGAAAAAATGTACGTGACCTTAAATTTAGGGGCAGGAAGACTTATTATAGGAGAAGTTGATGCAAATAATGTTTATGAAGCAAAATTACAATATGCTGATAAAGTTCCTGAATTAAATTATTACTATGAAAATAGAATAGCTTATTTTTCTATTAAAGAATTTGAGAGAAGCAGGAATCGTTTCAATTTCTCTGCTCGTAATGATTGGACTATTAATTTAAAACCTCAATTACCTTTGTCCATACAAGTTAATGCTGGTGCTGGTGATTTTGATTTGGATTTAGGAAGTCATCTTATATCTAACTTAACAGTGAATAGTGGGGCTGGAAATCTGAAACTTAGATTGGGAGAAGAGGCAGACAATATAAGAATCAATTCAGCAGCAGGCAATATAGATATTTTTGTTCCTGAAGAGAAAGAAGTACAGATAAGGACTGTTGGACTTATCAGGCAGAATAATTTTAGTGATCAAGGCTTAATAAAGGGAGCAGACAATACTTATCATAGTAAAAATTTTAAAAGTGATGAAAATGCTTTAGAGATTGAAATAAATAGTCCAGTAAGTAAAAGTAGTATAAATTTTTATTAA
- a CDS encoding SPOCS domain-containing protein, producing the protein MVQQLRINDSILSRTFSSKIRRSTSIPTTLPAAERVVSVSARVEMTSVELERGFVVINGIIRSHIYYAAKDEPSNVLSFRRNFQFSERIAVSEARRGLEVDIDMLIADIEYTLINNRSIELIFTISTDIDLFATERVTLVDERKDIQVQRREMRVQRTLRESRFERTIQDTLRIPTRVSDISRVLDVDSTIQILESVSGNNRVRVRGIVKSDLLYFNASGKLEYAELMYEFNEVFSFTGARPEMDAFVEVNVVDERVTKLDRRRVKIRVDLVFTILVVEAEVLDVPTDIVKPVDKVFPVRRPVLVEEIVAERRSRISARTRVTLAEGKPDVASVISASGTIRGGSIVVAAENGGVALSGVIDANVIYVGDLPQQPVHHTSATINFDSFINIPEVRAGMQVYSEISVNRITATRVSARVIEVRAVVNVELLITERKRVPVVTDITDRPVRPVEKPIHRPAVRDDKIQYTVRTGDSLYTIAREHSVTVEQIISLNPGIDPNRLQIGQKIWIPRN; encoded by the coding sequence ATGGTACAACAATTAAGAATAAATGACTCTATCTTATCAAGAACTTTTAGTTCTAAAATAAGAAGATCGACGAGTATTCCGACTACTCTTCCAGCAGCAGAAAGGGTAGTAAGTGTGAGTGCTCGTGTAGAAATGACTAGTGTTGAGCTAGAAAGAGGATTTGTAGTCATTAATGGTATTATAAGATCACATATTTATTATGCTGCCAAGGACGAACCATCAAATGTATTAAGTTTTAGAAGAAACTTTCAGTTTTCAGAAAGAATTGCTGTAAGTGAAGCTCGTAGAGGTTTAGAAGTTGATATCGATATGCTTATTGCAGATATAGAATATACATTAATAAATAATAGGAGTATTGAATTAATCTTTACTATTTCTACAGATATTGATTTATTTGCAACAGAGCGAGTTACATTAGTTGATGAAAGAAAAGATATTCAGGTGCAAAGAAGAGAGATGAGGGTGCAAAGAACCTTAAGAGAGAGTAGATTTGAACGTACCATTCAGGATACTTTACGGATACCTACAAGGGTAAGTGATATTAGTAGGGTTCTTGATGTAGATAGCACTATTCAAATCTTGGAGTCAGTTAGCGGTAATAATCGTGTAAGAGTGAGGGGTATTGTTAAAAGTGATCTGTTATATTTTAATGCCAGTGGAAAGCTCGAATATGCAGAGCTTATGTATGAATTTAATGAGGTTTTCTCATTCACTGGAGCTCGTCCAGAAATGGATGCTTTTGTAGAAGTAAATGTAGTTGATGAAAGGGTTACTAAGCTTGACCGTCGAAGAGTAAAGATACGAGTAGATCTTGTTTTTACTATTTTAGTTGTAGAAGCAGAGGTTTTAGATGTACCTACAGATATTGTTAAACCTGTTGATAAAGTCTTTCCGGTGAGAAGACCGGTTCTTGTAGAAGAAATAGTTGCTGAAAGACGAAGCAGAATTTCAGCAAGAACAAGGGTAACTTTAGCAGAGGGTAAACCTGATGTAGCTAGTGTGATAAGTGCCAGTGGAACTATTCGCGGTGGTAGTATAGTTGTAGCTGCTGAAAATGGAGGAGTAGCTCTTAGTGGTGTGATTGATGCCAATGTTATCTATGTGGGTGATCTACCACAACAGCCAGTTCATCATACTTCTGCTACTATTAACTTTGATTCTTTTATAAATATCCCAGAAGTACGGGCAGGGATGCAGGTATATTCCGAGATAAGTGTGAATAGAATTACAGCTACTAGAGTATCGGCCAGGGTAATAGAGGTAAGAGCAGTAGTAAATGTTGAGCTTCTGATAACTGAAAGAAAGCGGGTGCCAGTAGTTACTGATATAACAGATCGTCCAGTAAGGCCTGTTGAAAAACCTATTCATCGACCAGCGGTTCGAGATGATAAGATTCAATACACTGTGCGAACTGGTGATAGCTTATATACAATTGCTCGAGAACACTCTGTAACAGTTGAGCAAATAATATCTTTAAATCCAGGTATAGATCCTAATAGACTGCAGATAGGACAGAAGATATGGATCCCACGGAATTAA
- the phoU gene encoding phosphate signaling complex protein PhoU, which produces MRQSFHESLQELKNDVLKMASLVEESIDKSIKALQNGDIDLAKQVKKDDEKIDQLELSVEEKCTKLIALQQPVAKDLRLILVISKFVTDLERMGDHASNIAEQVLEIGQEELIKPLIDIPRMGEIAIRRLHQSLDAFVNMDIELAKQIAREDEEIDILDCQILRELISFMLEDQKTIKQATALMFVSRFLERIGDHSTNICERVIYLVNGEYEHY; this is translated from the coding sequence ATGCGTCAAAGTTTTCATGAATCATTACAAGAATTAAAAAATGATGTATTGAAGATGGCAAGTTTAGTAGAAGAATCAATTGATAAGAGTATTAAAGCCTTACAAAATGGAGATATTGACTTAGCTAAACAGGTAAAAAAAGATGATGAAAAAATTGATCAATTGGAGTTAAGCGTGGAAGAGAAATGCACTAAATTAATTGCTTTACAACAGCCAGTAGCAAAAGACTTGCGTTTAATTTTGGTCATTTCTAAATTTGTAACTGATTTAGAACGGATGGGGGATCATGCCTCTAATATTGCTGAACAGGTATTAGAAATAGGGCAAGAAGAATTAATTAAGCCATTAATAGATATACCTAGAATGGGAGAAATAGCTATTAGGAGACTTCACCAGAGCCTGGATGCTTTTGTGAATATGGATATTGAATTGGCTAAACAAATAGCAAGAGAAGATGAAGAAATAGATATTCTAGATTGTCAGATTTTACGAGAGTTAATTTCTTTTATGTTGGAAGATCAAAAAACTATCAAGCAGGCTACTGCATTAATGTTTGTAAGTAGGTTTCTTGAACGAATCGGCGATCACTCTACAAATATTTGTGAAAGAGTAATTTATCTGGTTAATGGTGAATATGAGCATTATTAA
- a CDS encoding PspC domain-containing protein, producing the protein MARKKIYRSRDDKIIAGVCGGIAEYFDIDSTIVRLVFLLFLLSPNGVGILAYIIPWIIIPEKSFSGSNKDSHNNVNEEQVLEGEIVDDPSVQESKSEKNSSESKNNEKKHAIIGIILIAFGSLFLIDHWLPRFRREIFWPILLVALGVYLLLKGVKGDE; encoded by the coding sequence ATGGCAAGAAAAAAAATATATAGGTCTAGAGATGATAAAATAATTGCTGGTGTATGTGGAGGAATAGCAGAATATTTTGATATCGATTCAACAATAGTTAGATTAGTTTTTTTATTATTTTTATTGAGCCCAAATGGTGTAGGAATTTTAGCATATATAATACCCTGGATTATCATTCCAGAAAAGTCTTTCTCAGGATCAAATAAAGACTCTCATAATAATGTTAACGAAGAGCAAGTTCTTGAAGGTGAGATAGTTGATGATCCTAGTGTTCAAGAATCAAAAAGTGAAAAGAATTCTTCTGAGTCTAAAAACAACGAGAAAAAACATGCTATTATAGGTATAATATTAATCGCTTTTGGATCTTTATTTTTAATTGATCACTGGTTACCTCGTTTCCGTAGGGAAATTTTTTGGCCAATATTATTAGTTGCTCTAGGTGTTTATTTACTTCTTAAGGGGGTTAAGGGTGATGAGTAA